ACGAAACCGTCCAGATCCTGCGGGCGCATCCTGTCGGCCAATGGCGAGACGCCTGCATGGACTTCGTCTGTGAATAACGATGTCTGGGTCATGTATCACTCTGGAGGGTCTTCCCGCCTTCCTGCCTTCCAATCGCGTATCGCTTCGAGCCTCTTGCGATAGAACGCCTCGTTCCCGCGGTCCCCGGGGGTGTAGTATATCGCATCCTTGAGGGAATCGGGAAGGCATTGCATCTTCGTGATCTTCTCCTCAGTACCCTCCGGGTATTCGTAACCCTTGCCGTACCCCAGCTGCTCCATGAGCTTGGTCTCCGCATTGCGAAGCTGCATAGGGACCGGCTCCGCAGGCCTGTTCCTTACATCTGACAGGGCCCTGTCTATAGCGACGGCTACGGAATTGGACCTTGGTGCCAGAGACAGATATATCACCGTCTGCGCAAGGGCGTAACGGCATTCGGGCATGCCCATGTTCTTACATGCGAAGAATGCGGACGTGGCCATGAGCATGGCGTTGGGGTCCGCCATCCCTACATCGTCCCCGGAGAACTCTATCAATCTCCTGGCTATATAGCACGGATCCTCCCCGCCGTCAAGCATCCTGGCCAACCAGTAGACGGCCGCATCCGGGTCGGAGTTCCTCATGGACTTGTGAAGGGCCGAGATGATGTTGTAATGCTCCTCCCCGCTTTTGTCATATAGAAGGGACTTCCGGCTGATGCAATCTGCGACCGCATCCTTGGTCACCGTGACATGTCCGTCTGCGGAAGGACTGTCGGCGACGGCGGCCTCCAAGGTATTGAGTGCGGTCCTCGCGTCCCCGTTGGCGTATTCCGAGATTATGCGGAGGATGTCGTCGTCCGCCGACACCTCCAGATCGGGGAATCCCTTCTCGGCGGCCCTTCTGAGAAGTCCGAAGATATCCTCGGACGACAGAGGCTGAAGAACGAACACCTTGCATCTCGACAGGAGGGCGGAGTTGACTTCGAAGGACGGATTCTCCGTCGTGGCCCCGATGAGGGTTATGCTGCCTTTCTCCACATAAGGGAGGAATGCGTCCTGCTGGGCCTTGTTGAAGCGATGGATCTCGTCAACGAAGAGCACCGTCCTCCTTCCGGACTGCCTTCTCTTCTCGGCGGAGGACATGATCTCCTTGACTTCCTTGGTCCCTCCCGTCACTGCAGAGAAGCTGACGAACTCCGCCTTGGTGCGATTGGCTATTATACCGGCCAACGTGGTCTTGCCTACCCCCGGGGGCCCCCAGAATATCATCGATGGGACCTTGTCCTGCTCGATCATGTTGCGAAGGATCCTGCCTTCTCCCAGGAGGTGCCCCTGACCGACGAACTCGTCGAGATCGCGAGGCCTCATACGGCCTGCCAACGGCATTATCCCTTCCGACTTCCCGGTCTTCGGTACGTCCCCGAAAAGAGTGGTCTGCGCCATCTCAATGCTCCGTCCGTTCCATGGAGGTCATCATATTGAACATTAACGTCACAGGAAAATACAGATGCCGGCATCGGACAGATACAACAATGTCATGCTGGCACATCCGATTTCATAAATCCTGATACTGTGGACAGAACACGCAAGGAAGAATCAGAGTAGATACAAGTGGTGCAGAGGGCGGGATTTGGACCCGTGGACCGCTAGGGATTAGGCCCTGAACCTAACGTCGTTGGCCAGGCTTGACTACCTCTGCATCGAGGACGCTTATCCCGTTTTACTATAAAAACCGAGTGGTAAAAATGATTGTAAAGGATTTAAAGAAGATGAAATCCGAAAGAACTTCAATCCTTCATTATCTTCATCCAGCCACCAGACTCGTAGATCGCGAGTTTCCTCTCGGCGAGGATCTCCTCGAACTCATCCCATGTGATGACGTCGAGCCTGTTGTTGGTTCCCTTGGTGAACTGGACCCCGGACGTTCCCTTGACCTTTCCGGGCTTGAGCCCCTTGATCTTGGCGATGTTCTTCGCCTTCTCGAACGCAATTTTCTGCATTGCCATGTGTATCCCACTTGCCGGAACCCCGGCCAAAAACATAATCCAAATCGTTTATATTTAAGATTTATTGCTGGCACATGTTTTTCTGTTTCAAAATAATAGATAACTGGCACATTTTGTCGTAAAAAATTACAGTCTGGGGTTTCCCATGCGGTTGAAAAAACGGACCGAGGCATAACCCATCCATCTCTTTCAATTGATAAGTCATATAAATGTAAACTTGATACGGGTCTCCCCTCCATCCAGGATATGGGGCACATCCATCATTTTCCCACATACGACTCCGATATCGATGTATGGCCTCATCCACTGGTCCGCTACAGCCGAAAAACCTTAAATCAAACCACCCATGGATGTATCATGGAAGGCGGAGAGAGCGGATACCATACCGCATTGAACGGAACCGACATGACTCCGGAGAAGGCTCAGACCGTCGGACTCCGTCTGGGTTCTGTTTTCAAGACCATAGCGGTCGGCATGGACACATCTCCAAGCAGCCCCATGATACGCAACTCCCTCGAATCCGGGATAACCGCCGCCGGCGCACATGTGATTGATGTGGGGATAACCGCCACCCCCGTCATATGCTGTGCATACGGCGGCATGTGCGATTGCATAGTCTGCATAGGGAGCCCGGACAGTTATGGAACCGTCAGCGGCATCACCGCATACTATCCCGACGGATCGCGCATCTCCGCAGAATCGATGAGGGAGATCATGGACGGTGAGGATTCGAACCTCCCGTCATACGACGGCATCGGGCAGATCTCCGTCGACGATTCCGCCAATGAGACATACATCCATGGACTGACGGAGGAGGGGTTGAAAAGCGGCGGATTCGCCATTCTGGACTGCGGATGCGGAAGCACCTCCCTCTGCGCACCCCGCGCCCTCTCCGAGACGGGGGCGGACATAATCAGTCTCAACGCACACATAGGTGAGAAAAGACCTCCCCGCTCCCCCGGGATCGGCAAAGCGGACCTCGCCAACATATCCGACTTCGTCAACGCAAGTACCGGAAGCATAGGATTGGCCTACAACGGTGACGGCACAAAGATGGCCCTGATGGACGAAAGCGGGAAATTCGTCACGGGAGAAAGACTGCTGGCACTTATGCTCAGATATATCCGCCCGAGGGTGGCGGTGATACCGTTCGGATCGCCCGAGGTGGTCGAGGATGCGTTCTGGGCACCTGCCCTCGACTACGACAGAGAGCCGGGGGAGGAGGAGAACAGAAGGGTCATCAGGGTGGATAACTCGCTGGAGGCCGTGACGACCGCCGTCAAGGACAACAACGCCGATTTCGCAGGCATGACCGACGGGACGTTCATCTTCCCCAAGAGATCCCTTTGTCCGGATGCGGTCTACGCCTCGGCCATCATATCCTGCCTTGCGGGACAGAGGAGCATAAGGAACATCCTCGAAGAACTCCCGTCATACTACAACATGAGTGCCAAGGTGAAGTTCTCCGGTAACCTCGAGATGTTCGGTCGGAGGTTCATAGAGAAGATCACGGACTACGACATAAGGGAGATCTCCATCGGCGACGGATGGAAAGTCGTCATGAAGAACGGGATATACTTCATCAATCAGGATTCCGACGACCCTAAGTCCCTCAGGATAAATGCGGAATCCCAAGACAAGGTCTACCTGGTGTCGATGCTCGACCAGGCGACCGACATAATAAAGTCGTGCGAGTGATCAGACATCCGCCACGGTGCCGTCCGCATAGAGTATATCCAGATGGATCGGTTCCCCTGCGGAGTTGTATGCCCTCCAGCTGTGCCGGTCATAGGGCTGGCAGGTGATGAAATGGATCCCGCCCATACTCCCGAAGACATCCTTGTCGTCGTCGGAGGCCTCGTTGGAATACCCGGGGTGGGAATGGGCCGACCCGCTCCTGTGGAAATCTACCGGATCCATCCAATCGAATATCACACTGTGCGAATCCCCGAATATCGTCCCCGGAAGCATCACCAATTCATCTATGACCCCATCATGTTCCCGATGGAGGCATATGAACTCGTCGGGGTAGGTGGATTTCGCCGACTCGTTGAGGGAGTCGATGAAATCGATACTCACGCCCCTTATCCTGTTCATATCGCATTCACCAGTTTGTTCCTGACACGGGAGTAGAAATCCTGACGGAACGTGATGAACCTAGCTTTCTCGGCGGATCTCACGAAATCCACCTTCGCCCCGCCCTCTATGGGGTGCTCGGCCTGACCGTCGATAACCAGGAGACATCCCTTGTCCAGAACGCATTCCACCGTCACTTTGGAATCGGACGGCACGACGAACGGCCTCGAGGCGAACTTATAGGCGGCCATCGGTACGATGACGAATGCGTTGACCTTCGGATCTATGAGGGGGGCGCCGAGACTCATGGCATATCCGGTGGAACCGGTGGATGTGGAGACGATTATGCCGTCCGCCCTCACCTCCGTGGCGAGCTTGTCGTCCACATATACCTTGAACTGACGGATCTTGGCGACGGAATCCGTATGGACCACCGCCTCGTTGACGGCCGTCTCATACATCTCCCCCTCGGAAGAGGAATCGAGCTTGAACCGTTCGTCGACTGTGTATTCCCCTCTGCGGAGTCTCGCCATCCCTTCCTCGATGTCGTCGACACTGATCTCGGCAAGGAAACCGACACCTCCGGCATTGATGCCGACCACGGGGGCGCTGTTGTTCATCAGAGTGCGGAGGATGGTCCCATCCCCTCCGATCGTCACCATGATGTCCACCCACATGTCGCAGATCTCCATACCCGGCTTTCCGAGGATGTTCCCTGCAGATTTGTCAAAAATTATTTTCTCTCCTTCGAGAGCACTGACTACCCTTTCCGCATACTTCCTCACATTGGGGACGTTCGGATTGGCCACCAGACCGAACACCGGACCGTCGCCCATGCTTTTGGCACGTCTTTTCATGACGAAATCGAACAGGGCCGGATCCGCACATGCGAGGAAGTTCGACCTGGATTCCAGGTTGAACGGCATATCCATCTCCTCCCCCTTCAGATCGTATATGTGGCCGCCCGCCTCCATGAGGAGAAGATAGCTGGCTGCGATATCCACCACCCTGATGGCGCGCGCATACCTCTCGGAGTTCATGTAGAACCCGTCCGCCTGACCTTCCGCGACCAGTTCCATCTCCAGCGAGGCGCAGCCGTAGGAACGGGACGACTTGACCCGCTTGGCCAACTCGAAAGCCGACGGGTCCGCGCCGTTGCCCAGATAGATCATCATGAAGAGGTCCCTCTCATCGAGTTTCCGGACATGCATCCTCCTGCCGTCCTTGTAGGCCCCCTTTCCTTTCTCGGCCCACATGGACTCGCCGGTCATGACGTTGCGGAGATACGCGTAACGGACGTCCGAAAGACGGCTCTTCCCGACGGCCATGGATACGGTGTACATGGGAACCCCTGCGATGGCGTTGGACGTACCATCTATGGGATCCAACACGAGGGTGTCCTCGAACCCGTTGTCCACATATCCTATCTCCTCGCTGAGGACGTTCAGGGGGACGTTGTTCCGGACGATGTAGTCGAGGACCGTGTTCTCCGCGACTTTATCCACTTCCGAGGTGGGGGTCCCGTCCGCCCCCATCTCTATGTCCTTACCCAATTCCGGACCGGGGATCAGACCGACGGCCTTCACGACCGCATCGGCGATATCCCGGAGGATGTCCAACATATCCGTCATACCACGACTACCGTGCCGGTGACTTTTAAGGTTGTCCATGCTCCCTTGTTTTTATACCTCCCATGCATCGGAGGACCCATGCAGCCCCTGGAATTCTCGAACGGCACGGTATTCTCCGAAGGAAGGCACATCTACACCATATCCGCGGCCCCCGGACACCGCGTGTACGGGGAGAGGACGCCCGTGGTCGACGGAAAGGAGTACAGGGAATGGAACCCCAACAGGAGCAAACTCGCCGCATACATAGCGAACGGGGGGAAGGTCCTGCCCATAGGGAAATGCAGCAACGTCCTCTACCTGGGGGCGTCCAGCGGTACCACGCCCTCCCACGTGTCGGACATGGCATCCGAAGGGAAGGTGTACTGTGTGGAGTTCGCCCCGAGGATGTTCAGGGAGCTGGTGGGGAACTGCTCCCCCAGACCGAACATGATGCCTATCCTCGCAGATGCCACCAAACCATCGGAGTACCAGTTCGTCGTAGGTTCCGCCGACGTGGTCTATGAGGACGTGGCCCAGAAGAACCAGGCGGACATCCTCGCCGACAACATGGAGGTATTCGGGGCGAGATACGGCATGGTCGCGGTCAAGGCCCGCTCCGAAGATGTCGCGGAAGCACCCAAAGCCGTCTTCAGACGGGCCGAGGAGAGACTGAAGGAAAGGGGGATGAGGATATTGGACGCCCGCAGCCTGGAACCGTTCGAGGACTCCCACGAGATGATAGTGGTGGAAAAGGCATGAACGGGGATACCGACGATACGATATACACCATCGCATTCAAGGACGGACTCTTCCTGATGGTGTGGAACCCTAAGAGAAAAGGGTGGGAGATGCCCGGAGGACATGTGAAGACGGGGGAGACCCGCATCGAAGGGGCGAAGAGGGAGTTCGAAGAGGAATCCGGCTGGACCGTGGACATCAAAGAGGTCCGCGACCTCGGTCATTGCCGCGTATGTGCAGGCATCCTCGGAGACCGCATATCCGCCGACCACGAGATGACCGTAAGACTGTTTGCAGAACTGCCGGACGAGCTCTCGTTCCCACGCGACGAATACATGGACACCGTACCTTGGGCCAAAGGCGTGATCGACGACGCCGACGTCTCATAATAATATAAATCAATAACAAATTATTTGTTATAATATCTTTTAAATACTGTGTCCCGATAAGGAGACTAAGCCTCGCCGCCAAGATGAGTGATTCATTATGGCAAGAATGCATACTAGAAGAAAGGGAAAGGCTTGCTCCAAGCGCCCCATGATCACCGAGAACCCCGACTGGGTACCTCTTAAAGCCACCGAAATAGAGGACCTTGTAGAGAAGTTCGCAAAGGACGGAGTCACTCCGGCCATGATCGGAATGATCCTCAGGGACCAGTACGCCGTACCCAACGTAAAGCTCGCTACGGGCAAGACCGTCACCGAGATCATGGCAGACAGGAACGTCAAGGGAGAGCTTCCCGACGACCTCACCAACCTCATGGTCCGTGCGATCAACCTGAACAACCACATCAAGCAGAACCCCAAGGATGTTGCAAACAAGAGGGGTCTCGCTCTGATCGAGGCGAAGATCAGGAGGCTCGAGCGCTACTACAAGGAGACCGGTGTCCTTCCCAAGACGTGGAAGTACTCTCTCGCTAACGCAGAACTGATGCTTAAGTGAGCTCCATGGTCGATTCCGACCTTCCATCAAAACTACTTTCCATTCTTTCAAAAGCCGCGGATATCGTCCGCGGTCACAATTTTATCCAAGTCTATTCCCATTACGACGCCGACGGCATAACGGCCGCATCCATCGTCGGAAAGGCCCTCCATCGTGCAGGGAAGGAGTACAGGATCACCATATTCCCGACCCTGATAGATGAATTCATGCAGATCATCGAGAGCACTCCGTCGGAATGCGTCATCGTAACGGACCTAGGTGCATCGTACATAGACCGTTTCGAAAAGATGACCTGCGACGTCATCGTCCTCGACCACCACACACTCAGAGGGGATTCGGAGAAGGTTTGTTACGCCAACCCCCACATGTTCGGAGTCGACGGGATGACATCAGGATGCGGTGCGACCATGGCATTCCTCTTCGCCATTGCGATGGACGAGAGAAACTGGGACCTGGCACCTCTCGCCATGGCGGGAATAGCCGGAGACCGGCAGCACCTCAACGGCATGAGCGGATTCAACACCTTCGTCTTCGAAGGGGCCGTCGACAGAGGACTTATAAAACCGATGCCGGGATCGCTCATCCCCGTTGGAAGGCTGTATGACGAACTGCTCATCTCCACGGACCCGTATATCCGCGGGGTCAGCGGAAACAGGGAAGGGATATCCAGACTCCTCAAGGATGCGGGCGTTCCGGAGGACAGGGACTATGTGGACCTGACCGAGGAGGAGAGCATCAGACTGTCTTCCCTGATCGCCATAAGACTCATCCAGCAAGGCGTATCGCGTGAAAAACTGGAGGAACTGGCCAGGACCAAATACTATCTCCCGGGGTGGAACACCGATGCGGAGAGCCTCTCGTCCTTCCTGAACTCCTGCGGACGCCAGAACATGCCGTCGGTAGGGATAGGTGCAGGGATGGGGGACCCCGACTGTCTGAAACAGGCCAAGGAACTCGATAACACTTCCCGGAAACAGCTCATGGAGGGGATCAAAGTCCTTGATAATGGCGAGAGCATCATCCAGATGGAGAACATCCAGTGGTTCGACAGTTCATCCACGGGATTCACCGGAATGCTCTGCGGCACCGTCATGAGTTACATAGGGGACCCCGACAAACCCACCATCGGCATAAATGCATCCGACGAGAACGCCAACGTATCGTCCAGAGGCACATTCTCCCAATTGGCAAAAGGTATCGACCTCGCCGAAGCGATGAAAGAAGGATGTGCGTCCGTCGGAGGGGAGGGAGGAGGACATAAGATAGCGGCCGGAGGGTCCTTCAAGTCCGAGAAGAGAGACGAGTTCCTGAAAAACGTAGACGCCATAGTAGGCAGGCAGAAGCAGGGGAAGTCTGCCTCCTAATAGTAAAATATTATTTTACTTACGCCAAGTAACAGAGACCTCATCCGTTCTGAACCTCTGCCTGACCTCTGTGTCTCCCACATCCATCCTCACACCGGACGAGTACATGAGGTTCCCGAGCCAAGCGATCATGGCGCCGTTGTCCCTGCAGAACTGACGGTCGGGAACGAACATCCTTCCGCCCCTTTCCTTCGCCATCTCGCCCACCATCTCCCTGAGGCGGCCATTCTGCGCTACACCGCCCCCTAAGAGCACTTCGGACTTACCCACATGGGCCATGGCCCTTTCCGTGACCTCCGTGAGCATCGAGAAGGCGGTCTCCTGAACGGAGAAACATATATCCTCCAAACGGCAACCCTTTTCCTTGTACGCCATGGCCGCGGTCAGAATCCCGGAGAAGGCTATGTCCATGCCTTTGACGGAATACGGAAGATCCAGCAACTTATCCCCGTCTAAAGCCAGCTTCTCGATGGTCGGACCGGCATAGAATCCGAGACCGAGGTCACGGCCCAACTTGTCCAGCATATTGCCTATTCCGACATCCTGGGTCTCTCCGAATATCCTATACCTGCTGTCGGAATACGCTATGACCTGTGTGTTCCCGCCGGATGCATATAGGAGGCACGGATCGGTGCACCCGGTCATCGCATTACCGATCTCTATGTGGGAGATGCAATGGTTGACGCCGATTATCGGAACATCCAGGGAAAGCGCGAGAGCGCGGGCGGCGGTCCCTGCCACACGGAGACAAGGGCCGAGGCCGGGACCCATGGAGAATGCGACGAGGTCTACATCCTTCAACGATATCCCTGCATCGGAAACGGCCTTCTCTATATCCCCCGCCACCACCTCGGCATGGTGGTTGGCCGCCTCCCTGGGGTGAAGACCTCCCTGAGGAGGCCTATACATGTCGATCACGTTGGAGAGGACCTTCCTCTCCGAATCGACCACGCCTACCCCCAAAGTATGGGCCGTTCCCTCGATACCGAGCGTTATCATCGGACCGCTGACATCCTAGGTCATAATAAACCCTTGTGATTGGGATGCCCTGCGCCGGCCACCCTTTATAAAGGACCCATAAAGTATAATAATGACCAGTTGTTACGGAGGAATACTGGGCTCGTGGTCTAGGGGTTATGACGTCACATTGACATTGTGAAGGTCGCCAGTTCAAATCTGGCCGGGCCCACCATCCTTGCAATCCGCAGGGATTTTTGCCACAATCTATGGTTTTGAGATGTTTATTACGATCCTCGACGGAGTATTCGACCGGATACGATGATCGGCGATCGCTCGGTAGGAAGACATGTTTCCAAATCCACATGCCTACACCATCCCATAAGAAAACAATGATTGGCCACCCGGGCGATGACCCGGGCGACCTCGTTCAGAGATCGGAGTTCAACTATACGACCCAACAGGATATGCGTTTGCCTTTCTCCGTGAGCCGGACCATCTTCCTAAAGGGTCTCTGATTCTCACGCACCTCCTGGACCAATCCCTCCTCCACAAGATGGTCTACTCTCTTCTTCACCGTGTCTGAAGAACTGGCAACGATGTTGATGAGATCTGTCTTCTGTATCGGGCCGTTCCTAAGGACGTACAATATCGTCAGAGTGTACTTCTCATCCAATTTCATAAGAGGTATGTCCAAATGTCTTCTACGCTCATCAGTATTGTCAAGGTTCAATTCGGGCATACCGATTGAAATCTAATTTATGCAATTATATTTATCATCCCGATTTTCGATAATCGGGATGCATGAAACCGGGTCCACCGGTATGTAAAAACATGATTTTACGGCAATATCGCCAGATTCTCGCTGCGTACGACGTCTTTGTGGGGCATGACCCCATTGAGGGCGGCCTTGGCCGCATCCGAACGCATCCCGCGTATGCGGTTGATCTCCTCGGACCCGTAATCGACCACACCTCTGGCAATGATGTTGCCCCCGCACACGATATCCACTATGGCCCCCGCCTCGAAGGTCCCCGTGGCATACTTGACCCCCACGGGCAGCAACGAACGATGTGCCAGTATGGCCTTTCCTGCACCGTCGTCCACGAACAGGGAACCGTTGGGACAGGCCGCCTTTATCCATCTCCTCTTCTTCGATATGACGTTGTCCGAAAGGAACACCGTTCCGATGTCCTCTCCGCCGACGGTCCTGAGGATTATATCCGGCTCGGCACTGCTGGCGATTATCATCCTGCAGCCTGCGTCGTTGCATATCTTGGCCGCATTGAGTTTCGTCCTCATGCCCCCGGTACCCATCTTGGTCCCGGGTCCCCCTGCGACTTTTATTATATCCTCGCTAAGACCGTCTACTACGGAGATCAGTTTGGCATCCGGGTTGTCCTTGGGATTGCCGTCGTAGAGCCCAGCGACGTCGGACAATATGACAAGCAGGTCTGCATCCGCCCTGCTGGCTATTACTGCGGACAGAGTGTCGTTGTCTCCGAATACGGCCCCGATCTCCTTGACCGATATGGCATCGTTTTCGTTGAAGATCGGTATCACGCCGTACTTCAGAAGTGTGGAGATGGTGTTGTTGAGGTTGAGCACCGTGTCCCTGTCCGAGTAGTCGTCCATCGTGATGAGGATCTGGGCCACGTTGAGTCCGTATCTCTGGAACGCATCGTTCCACTTCTGCATCAGGATACCCTGCCCCACCGAGGCGGCGGCCTGCTTTATGGGGACCTCGTTAGGCTTCGGCCGTGCGTTCATCGCCTTGAGACCTATGCCTATGGCCCCGGAAGACACGATCAGGACCTCCTTCCCCTGGCCCTTGAGATTGCTTATCTGACGGGCGACACCGTCCATGAAGTCGGAGGACGGTACGGAACCGCCCATGGTTATCGACGAGGTACCTACTTTGATTACCACCCTCTCGACGTCTCCCAGCAGTTCCTTCCTGTCCATGGCACATCACAGCCTGTATTCCGCATCTACATGTCTGTGCGTATACTTCTTCGCATCGGGACCGGAATACTCCTTGACGGTCTGCCCTTTCCCGACAAGGACGTACTTGTAGATCATCAGACCATCCATGCCCATGGGCCCGCGTGCGTGCACCTTGCCCGTGGAGATGCCGACCTCCGCCCCCTTGCCGAAACGGTACCCGTCGGCAAACCTGGTGGATGCGTTTATGAATACGTCGGCGGAATCCACCCTCCTGACGAAATCCCTCTGCCTCTCCTCGTTCTCCGAGATTATGCAATCTGTGTGATGCGAACCGTGGGAGTTGATGAAATCTATCGCCTCGTCGGCGGAATCGACCACTTTTATGGCGATTATGCGGGAATCATACTCGGCATACCAATCGTCATCGGAGGCGTCCTTCACATCGAATCCGAGCATGTGGGGTTTGCATCTCCCATCCACCCTCATCTCCACACCGTTGGCCGCGAACAGGTCGGCCATACGGGGAAGGAAATATCTGGCGACCTTGGAGTTGACCAGGAGCTTCTCTGCCGCATTACAGGCCGCAGGGTACTGTATCTTGGAGTCGAGGGAGACCTTGAACGCAGTATCCATGTCCGCATCGGCATCCACATAAACATGGCATATGCCCGCCGAATGACCCAGCACCGGGATCCTTGTGTTCTCCTGTATGTAACGAACGAACGAATAGGATCCCCTGGGGATCAACAGGTCGATGTAACTGTCCAGTTTCAGTATCTCGGCTATGTCCTCCCTGGTCTCCATGAGGACGAACGCCTTGCCGGGGACTCCGGCCGATACCGCCGCATCCCTCAGGATATCGAAGAGAACCCTGTTGGAGCGTCTCGCCTCGGAACCGCCCTTGAATGCGATGCTGTTACCGCTCTTGAGACACAGGGACATGATCTGGGGGACGACATCCGGACGGGATTCGAATATCACGCCTATCATGCCGATTGGGCATCTCACCTGATAAAGGACCAGGTTCTCGTCCAGCTCGGTGGCGGACATGGTCTCCCCCACAGGGTCGGGTAGGGCGGCCACGTCCTTCAGACTGAACACCATGTCCGAGATCTTGGAGTCGCTGAGTCTGAGCCTGCTTAGGATCTCCGCCGGGACCTTCCCCTCGGAGTCGCGTACGTCCTCCGCATTTGCCTCCAATATAACGGAACGGTTGGCTTCCAGAGCCTCCGCCATGGCATTCAACGCAGAGTTCTTGACGCCCGTGTCCAGGGCGGCCATCTCCAGGGCCGCAGTCTTTGCGTCCCTTATCTCGGATACAGTATCCGTCATGACGGCTCAATCGACCTTTATCATTTAAAACTTGATAGAAAAGAAGGGACTATGAATTATAAATATGGGAAAATGGTTGGTCTGTCCGAGCCGAGATAGCCAAGCCCGGTATGGCGGTGGTCTCGAAAACCACTGGTCCTTGACCTCGGGAGTTCGAATCTCTCTCTCGGCGCCATTTCTACCTTCTGGCTACCCTCATGGCGCGGAGGTACGTCCGCACTATTGAGTTCGAATCTCCCACGAAAAACGTAACTTCTTTTACGACTTCTCACGGTATTGTTAATAGGTTTCGTAGAGGTTTTTCAAATCTCGCACCGATTTTGGGCTTGGACTGCGTTGAGCTCCCCGAAATAGAATGCGATTCTGGAGACGTATTGATCCTTGTCAGTGATGTCTTTGAGGAGA
The nucleotide sequence above comes from Candidatus Methanomethylophilus alvi Mx1201. Encoded proteins:
- a CDS encoding DHH family phosphoesterase; protein product: MVDSDLPSKLLSILSKAADIVRGHNFIQVYSHYDADGITAASIVGKALHRAGKEYRITIFPTLIDEFMQIIESTPSECVIVTDLGASYIDRFEKMTCDVIVLDHHTLRGDSEKVCYANPHMFGVDGMTSGCGATMAFLFAIAMDERNWDLAPLAMAGIAGDRQHLNGMSGFNTFVFEGAVDRGLIKPMPGSLIPVGRLYDELLISTDPYIRGVSGNREGISRLLKDAGVPEDRDYVDLTEEESIRLSSLIAIRLIQQGVSREKLEELARTKYYLPGWNTDAESLSSFLNSCGRQNMPSVGIGAGMGDPDCLKQAKELDNTSRKQLMEGIKVLDNGESIIQMENIQWFDSSSTGFTGMLCGTVMSYIGDPDKPTIGINASDENANVSSRGTFSQLAKGIDLAEAMKEGCASVGGEGGGHKIAAGGSFKSEKRDEFLKNVDAIVGRQKQGKSAS
- a CDS encoding bifunctional N(6)-L-threonylcarbamoyladenine synthase/serine/threonine protein kinase — encoded protein: MITLGIEGTAHTLGVGVVDSERKVLSNVIDMYRPPQGGLHPREAANHHAEVVAGDIEKAVSDAGISLKDVDLVAFSMGPGLGPCLRVAGTAARALALSLDVPIIGVNHCISHIEIGNAMTGCTDPCLLYASGGNTQVIAYSDSRYRIFGETQDVGIGNMLDKLGRDLGLGFYAGPTIEKLALDGDKLLDLPYSVKGMDIAFSGILTAAMAYKEKGCRLEDICFSVQETAFSMLTEVTERAMAHVGKSEVLLGGGVAQNGRLREMVGEMAKERGGRMFVPDRQFCRDNGAMIAWLGNLMYSSGVRMDVGDTEVRQRFRTDEVSVTWRK
- a CDS encoding winged helix-turn-helix transcriptional regulator, which encodes MPELNLDNTDERRRHLDIPLMKLDEKYTLTILYVLRNGPIQKTDLINIVASSSDTVKKRVDHLVEEGLVQEVRENQRPFRKMVRLTEKGKRISCWVV
- the proB gene encoding glutamate 5-kinase encodes the protein MDRKELLGDVERVVIKVGTSSITMGGSVPSSDFMDGVARQISNLKGQGKEVLIVSSGAIGIGLKAMNARPKPNEVPIKQAAASVGQGILMQKWNDAFQRYGLNVAQILITMDDYSDRDTVLNLNNTISTLLKYGVIPIFNENDAISVKEIGAVFGDNDTLSAVIASRADADLLVILSDVAGLYDGNPKDNPDAKLISVVDGLSEDIIKVAGGPGTKMGTGGMRTKLNAAKICNDAGCRMIIASSAEPDIILRTVGGEDIGTVFLSDNVISKKRRWIKAACPNGSLFVDDGAGKAILAHRSLLPVGVKYATGTFEAGAIVDIVCGGNIIARGVVDYGSEEINRIRGMRSDAAKAALNGVMPHKDVVRSENLAILP
- a CDS encoding glutamate-5-semialdehyde dehydrogenase → MTDTVSEIRDAKTAALEMAALDTGVKNSALNAMAEALEANRSVILEANAEDVRDSEGKVPAEILSRLRLSDSKISDMVFSLKDVAALPDPVGETMSATELDENLVLYQVRCPIGMIGVIFESRPDVVPQIMSLCLKSGNSIAFKGGSEARRSNRVLFDILRDAAVSAGVPGKAFVLMETREDIAEILKLDSYIDLLIPRGSYSFVRYIQENTRIPVLGHSAGICHVYVDADADMDTAFKVSLDSKIQYPAACNAAEKLLVNSKVARYFLPRMADLFAANGVEMRVDGRCKPHMLGFDVKDASDDDWYAEYDSRIIAIKVVDSADEAIDFINSHGSHHTDCIISENEERQRDFVRRVDSADVFINASTRFADGYRFGKGAEVGISTGKVHARGPMGMDGLMIYKYVLVGKGQTVKEYSGPDAKKYTHRHVDAEYRL